The following is a genomic window from Pseudomonas lurida.
CACCACATAAGGGTATTCGCCGGTCATGCCAACGCCATGCACCAAAGCGAAGTAGCGGTTGTTTTTGTAATGTTCGGGAATCTTCCAGGCCATCTCGGCGTATTCCTTGAAGCTGCGCCCGGCCTTGAGCATTTGCACATTGGTCTGCACCTGCTCATAGGCAAGTTTGTACAGCTCTTGCTGCTTGGCGGTGGCGGCCTGGTCGCCGCACAGGAAGGTGCGCGAAAAGTCGGCGTAATAACCGAAGCGCCCGACCACATCCGTGTCCAGGGCCACCAGGTCGCCGGCCTCGATCGGCCGCGTGCTGCATTCCTGGAACCACGGGTTGGTGCGCGGGCCGGAGGAGAGCAGGCGGGTCTCGACGTAGTCGCCGTCGGTGGCGATCACATGCTGGTGCAGGTGCGACCACAATTGGTTTTCGGTAATGCCGGGGATGAGTTTGCTTTCCATCAGGCGCACCCCGGCCTCGGTGGCCCGCAGGCTGGCGCGGATCATCTTGAGCTCGTTGGGCACCTTGATGCAGCGCGCGCGCTCCAGCGGTTCCTGGGCATCGAATACCTGGTAGCCGAGCTTTTGCAATTCAAACGCTGCCGCCGAAGTGGCGCTCTCAATGGCGATACGTTTGCCCCCACCGCATTTGCGTACCAGTTCATCGATCTCGGCAGCCCAGTCGGCGGTGACATTACCCAGGAAGCTTTCGCAGAAGTAATAGGAGATTGCTTTGGCCGGGCGCACTTCATCCACAGTGTTAAGGGGCTCGGCCAGGTGCAGGCAGCCGCCGAACTCGAAGATCACCACCGGGCCTTCTGCGGGGATAAAGGCGTACCGCGCCGGGTTGCGCGCTGAATACACCTGCATATTGCGCGAGCCGGTGGCGTAGCGCATGTGGGTGGGGTCGAACAGCACACAGGCGGCGTAGTCGCGTTTCTTCAGCTCGTTGCGCACCCGTTGCAGACGGTCCAGCTGGATTTGCTGAATCTCGTCATCGGTGGGTTCGCAGTCGGCAGGATTTCGGTTCGGGCCGGACAGACTCATGGGGTGTTCCTCGCAGGGCAAATACGGTGTTTGAGAGTTGGGCGGTGTGAATCAGTCGAGCAACTGGTCGCTGCGAACCAGGTTGCGCTCGGCTTGCAGATGGGCTTCGGACAGGCGCCCGTAAAGCTGCTTGGTGCGTTGCGCACGGCCGATGATTCCGGGCTTTTCCGAGTAGGCAAAGATGGCCGTGTTGCGCTCGGTAGCACCTTCCACGCGGGTGACCCGATGCACCGAGAAGCGGCCCTTGAAGATTTGCAGGTCACCGGGGTTGAGATCCAGTTCCTGCACCCGTGAGCGGTCTTCGCCGCGCACCACTTTGCCCACTGCGCCGAGGTTTTCCTGGTTGCGCGAGCGGATCATCGGTGCGTACTCGAACAGGCCGCCCGCTTCGGGCTTCTGGGTCATCATGCTGACGATGAATTCGTTGGTGTCGAAGTGCCAAGGCTGCTCGGTGCCCGCGGGCATTACGTTGATCACCAGCCCGGCAAACGGGTCGGCGTATTCGAAAATCTCGGGTTCATCGAGGCAGGCGCCGATAAAGCGTTTCATCATCGGTGAGACGTATAGACGGTGGATGATTGCGTCGGGAGCGATCATGTCGCGGGTCACAAAGCCGCTGGTGCGCTCCATGAATGTGCGGCGCGGGTCATCCTGGGGCAGGCTGGCGTCGTCTTCGGTGAAATAGGCGTTGACCTTGCGCACCGAATAAAACGTCTTGCCCGACAACGCCTGGCCTTCCTGTCGCGCTTGTTCCAGTGCTGCCGGGCGCAGAAAGTTCTTCAACAGGCAGCAACCGTCCTCGGCCAGTTCGGCACGGGCATGTTCTATCAGTGCCTGTAATTGAACATGGCCCGAATCATGTATGGGGTACAGCTCGGTATTAATGATGTCGCTGATATCACCGGTTTCGGCATCGGCAAGTTTAAGACTCATACACGGCTCCTGAAGTCGGTTGTGGTGTTGAATCGATAGTTGCGTAAAGCAACGTGAAGTGGAAATTACAAGTTGTGATCGAATCCATCGGCAAGGGCGATAGTGATGTCAGGCGAACTGGATGGCGGCTTACTTAAAGTGTTTGTGGCAATTATCGAGTGCCAGGGGTTTTCGGCCGCTGCCGAGCGCTTGCACAAAACCCAGTCCACCGTCAGCCAGAGTTTGCAGCGGCTTGAGGAGGTTGTTGGTACGCCACTGATTCACCGCACCAGCCGCTCCATTGGCTTGACCCCAAGTGGCGAGACCTTCCTGATTTATGCCCGGCAGATTCTCAAACTGCACCACGAGGCCGTCAGTGCCGCGCAACTGCCCAATGAGCAGGTGTGCATCCACGTGGGTATGCCCGAGGACTACGCCGACTACTGCCTGGGCGGGATACTCAAGGATTTCCAGGCGCAGTTTGCTCAGGTCCGCCCGGACATCTGCTGTGAGATGTCAACTGCGCTGGTCAGCCGTTTGCACCGCGGCGAGTTGGACCTTGTGCTGGGCGTAGAGCATGTCGGCCTGCAATCTGGGGAATACCTGTGTGACGAGCCGCTGGTGTGGGTGGCGGCGCCGAGTTGGAGTTGCGTGGGGCGCCAGTCGGTGCCGCTGGCGGTGTACGCCGAGGGCTGTGCATTCCGCGCCAATGCCGTGCAGGCGCTGGCCCAGGCCGGGCGCTCATGGCAGGTGGTGTACACCAGCCAGAGCCCGCGGGGAATCGCAGTGGCAATTGAGCAGGGCTTATCGGTCGGGGTGATGGCGCGACGCTTGGTGCCGGCCGGCTGGCAGATCCTGGATGAGCGCCAGGGTTTTCCACCGATTGCGCCAGCGCGCCTGATGTTTTGGCGATCCGCTGGTTGCCAGGTGCCGGAGGTCGAGGCACTGGTGGAGATTTTGCAGCGCCAGCTGGGGCGCTCAGGGTATTTGGACCGGCAACGCCTCCAAGGCGTGTCGACGAGCCATGCGCTTGAGCAGTAACAGACTGGCGAACACCCAGCCGGCGATCCAGGCATGCACCCCGGCAAATTCGCCGCTGACCTGCAGCAACCAGCCACACACCCCATTGGCCGTGGCGCTGGCCAGGCCATAGCTGACCATGCTCAGGCTCACCACTTGCAGGCTTGCCACCGCGCTGAGGCGTGCGCTGAGGTAGGCCGCCATCAAGCCCCACGACGGAAAATAGAACACCGCGAATAACCCGGCGGCCAGCCAGCTCAGGAGCAGGCTGGGGTGGGCCAGCAGGCCGAGCATGGCCAGTCCGAATGCGCCGATGCTCAGCGCCAGCACCCGCAGCGCGCCCCAGCGATCTGCCAGCGTGCCCAATAGCAGCCCGCCGATGGCGCCGCCAATGCCGATCAGTGTCCATATCGAGCCCGTCATCGCCACCCCGGCGTGCAGTCGATCGCTGACAAATGCCGACAAAAAGTTGAGAAAAGGCCCACTGATCGCGCCGATAAAGCCGCTGAGCAAGACCATCTGCAACGCCACCGGTTGTTCCAGGCACAGGCGCAGCCATTGCCTCAATACCTGGTTGAATGTGGGCGGCTGGGTAGCGCGGGGCGTCTGCTCGGCGTGCGGGGCCAAGGCCCACAGGGTCAGCAGCGCGACCAGCAACGTCAGGCCTGCGCAGATCAACCAGAACTGGCGCAACGACAAGCCCTGCAGCAACGCAATCAACAGCCCATTCAAGCAGATTGCAAAGGCGGCGCCCGATGAGGACAACCCCAACACGCGACTGCGGTGGCTGGGTGGGATGACCTCGCGCGCCAGTGCGGCAATCGCATTCCAGTTCGACACCGCGCATGCCGACACCAGTGCCAGGCACAGGGCAAACGGCATTACCCAAGGGGTGGCAACGGCCAGCGCCAGCAGGGCCGGGCTCAAGACGATGGTCAAGCGCACCATGTTGCGTGGGCTGACCCATGCCGCAGCAATACCGCTCGCCATCGAGGCGCCCATATAAAACAGCTGCAGCAGCGCCGCAATCAGCGCTGCCTGGCTGTAACTGAGTTCAAACGCCTGGCGAATCTGCGGTAATAGCGCGGAATACAGGAACATACTGAAACCGTGAGTCGTGGCATTGCAGGCCGTAAAGACAAGTGCCAAAAGGCCAATATTTCGCCGCGATAAGACAGGTGTGTTCGACATGGTTCTGGCCTAATTTAATTGCGGCGAAACGCAGGAGTTAGTTGTCGCGAAGACTAACTTTTGTGGGGCGCCAGCGACCAATGCTTAATTGTCTTAGTGTGCATGCGTAATA
Proteins encoded in this region:
- a CDS encoding HalD/BesD family halogenase; translated protein: MSLKLADAETGDISDIINTELYPIHDSGHVQLQALIEHARAELAEDGCCLLKNFLRPAALEQARQEGQALSGKTFYSVRKVNAYFTEDDASLPQDDPRRTFMERTSGFVTRDMIAPDAIIHRLYVSPMMKRFIGACLDEPEIFEYADPFAGLVINVMPAGTEQPWHFDTNEFIVSMMTQKPEAGGLFEYAPMIRSRNQENLGAVGKVVRGEDRSRVQELDLNPGDLQIFKGRFSVHRVTRVEGATERNTAIFAYSEKPGIIGRAQRTKQLYGRLSEAHLQAERNLVRSDQLLD
- a CDS encoding MFS transporter: MSNTPVLSRRNIGLLALVFTACNATTHGFSMFLYSALLPQIRQAFELSYSQAALIAALLQLFYMGASMASGIAAAWVSPRNMVRLTIVLSPALLALAVATPWVMPFALCLALVSACAVSNWNAIAALAREVIPPSHRSRVLGLSSSGAAFAICLNGLLIALLQGLSLRQFWLICAGLTLLVALLTLWALAPHAEQTPRATQPPTFNQVLRQWLRLCLEQPVALQMVLLSGFIGAISGPFLNFLSAFVSDRLHAGVAMTGSIWTLIGIGGAIGGLLLGTLADRWGALRVLALSIGAFGLAMLGLLAHPSLLLSWLAAGLFAVFYFPSWGLMAAYLSARLSAVASLQVVSLSMVSYGLASATANGVCGWLLQVSGEFAGVHAWIAGWVFASLLLLKRMARRHALEALPVQIP
- a CDS encoding LysR family transcriptional regulator; protein product: MSGELDGGLLKVFVAIIECQGFSAAAERLHKTQSTVSQSLQRLEEVVGTPLIHRTSRSIGLTPSGETFLIYARQILKLHHEAVSAAQLPNEQVCIHVGMPEDYADYCLGGILKDFQAQFAQVRPDICCEMSTALVSRLHRGELDLVLGVEHVGLQSGEYLCDEPLVWVAAPSWSCVGRQSVPLAVYAEGCAFRANAVQALAQAGRSWQVVYTSQSPRGIAVAIEQGLSVGVMARRLVPAGWQILDERQGFPPIAPARLMFWRSAGCQVPEVEALVEILQRQLGRSGYLDRQRLQGVSTSHALEQ
- a CDS encoding M24 family metallopeptidase: MSLSGPNRNPADCEPTDDEIQQIQLDRLQRVRNELKKRDYAACVLFDPTHMRYATGSRNMQVYSARNPARYAFIPAEGPVVIFEFGGCLHLAEPLNTVDEVRPAKAISYYFCESFLGNVTADWAAEIDELVRKCGGGKRIAIESATSAAAFELQKLGYQVFDAQEPLERARCIKVPNELKMIRASLRATEAGVRLMESKLIPGITENQLWSHLHQHVIATDGDYVETRLLSSGPRTNPWFQECSTRPIEAGDLVALDTDVVGRFGYYADFSRTFLCGDQAATAKQQELYKLAYEQVQTNVQMLKAGRSFKEYAEMAWKIPEHYKNNRYFALVHGVGMTGEYPYVVHREDIDALGYDGVFEAGMTICVESYIGHDDGGEGVKLEEQIYIHEHGIELLSDYPFDPRLLPR